A genomic segment from Ptychodera flava strain L36383 chromosome 8, AS_Pfla_20210202, whole genome shotgun sequence encodes:
- the LOC139139216 gene encoding uncharacterized protein, giving the protein MTKQIPYWGRSAQPASTYYKMKLNVDICCIVDHCTGQAHIFLFDERLGPKCADHTLSLLTRHVNTKVPDWVGDVQVFMDNAAINKNKYLSGWLQEMTSRFNSCRASFMLPGHTKFIPDWVFAGIAHTYRVSDVFTMPELLDIAGMYGNANILSGADDISEWRDVITSKYSDLPGIQQLHDIRACRQPNSVRCEVRTLCWDGDWQQSPQIVIDPSADVVPVAYRQLHIISTAKRQHVITMYNRWIPEERRLPFLPDRPV; this is encoded by the exons ATGACTAAACAGATACCATACTGGGGTAGATCAGCCCAACCTGCAAGTACCTACtacaaaatgaaactgaatgttGACATTTGTTGTATCGTTGATCACTGTACTGGACAGGCCCATATTTTCCTGTTTGATGAGAGACTTGGACCAAAATGTGCAGACCACACTCTGTCACTACTTACCAGGCATGTCAATACTAAAGTACCAGACTGGGTAGGAGATGTCCAAGTTTTCATGGATAATGCAGctatcaacaaaaacaaatatctcAGTGGATGGTTACAAGAGATGACATCAAGGTTTAACTCCTGTAGAGCCTCCTTCATGCTACCGGGTCACACAAAGTTTATTCCAGACTGGGTTTTTGCCGGTATTGCCCATACTTACCGTGTGAGTGATGTATTTACCATGCCGGAACTTCTAGACATAGCTGGAATGTATGGCAATGCAAATATCCTGTCAGGGGCAGATGACATTAGTGAATGGAGAGATGTTATAACATCAAAGTATTCTGACTTACCTGGTATCCAGCAGTTGCATGACATCAGAGCTTGCAGACAACCAAATAGTGTGAGATGCGAAGTCAGAACACTGTGCTGGGATGGAGATTGGCAGCAGAGTCCTCAAATA GTAATTGACCCCAGTGCAGATGTTGTACCTGTAGCATACCGTCAACTCCATATTATCTCCACAGCAAAGAGACAACATGTGATCACCATGTACAACAGATGGATACCCGAAGAAAGAAGACTGCCATTTCTACCAGACAGACCAGTATAA